A part of Lacibacter sp. H407 genomic DNA contains:
- the mnmH gene encoding tRNA 2-selenouridine(34) synthase MnmH has protein sequence MAVTKVDIEEFLKLSVQYAVLDVRSPGEYKHAHLPNAISFPLFSDEERKVVGTAYKQQSREQAIKFGLDYFGVKMRKMVEEAEGIINNWQKTIGKDASLNKTLLVHCWRGGMRSGAVAWLLDLYGFKVYTLAGGYKSFRKWGLSQFEKQYQFRILGGYTGSGKTYLLEDLQKQGETTINLEGLAHHKGSAFGNIGMPAQPSQEQFENKLALALSAASISNKPIWLEDESQRIGDVNIPINIWKQMRQTEVYFVDIPFEERLKHIVLEYGKLEKERLVNAVIRIKKRLGGLETKEAVNALIEDRTEDCFRILLTYYDKWYSKGLHNRENLEALLYKIPCKTVDQSNTKQLLQLQVPQKEL, from the coding sequence ATGGCTGTTACGAAAGTTGATATCGAAGAATTCTTAAAGTTGTCAGTACAATATGCTGTTCTTGACGTTCGTAGTCCGGGCGAATACAAACATGCCCATCTCCCCAATGCAATTTCATTTCCTTTGTTTAGCGATGAAGAACGTAAAGTGGTAGGTACTGCTTACAAACAACAAAGCAGAGAACAAGCCATCAAATTCGGTCTTGACTATTTTGGAGTGAAGATGCGGAAAATGGTGGAGGAAGCAGAAGGAATAATAAACAATTGGCAAAAGACAATCGGCAAAGATGCCTCATTGAACAAGACGCTGCTCGTTCATTGTTGGCGTGGCGGTATGCGCAGCGGAGCGGTGGCGTGGCTGCTCGATCTATATGGTTTTAAAGTGTACACGTTGGCGGGGGGCTATAAATCCTTTCGGAAATGGGGGTTAAGCCAATTTGAAAAACAATATCAGTTCCGTATTCTTGGAGGTTACACGGGCAGCGGCAAAACATATTTGCTGGAGGATCTGCAAAAACAAGGTGAAACTACCATCAACCTTGAAGGTCTCGCACACCACAAAGGCTCCGCTTTTGGCAATATCGGAATGCCGGCACAGCCTTCACAAGAACAGTTTGAAAATAAACTGGCGTTGGCGCTTTCCGCAGCTTCAATCAGCAATAAGCCTATTTGGCTGGAAGATGAAAGTCAGCGTATTGGCGACGTAAATATCCCCATCAACATCTGGAAACAAATGCGGCAGACGGAAGTGTACTTTGTAGACATTCCTTTCGAAGAACGGTTGAAGCATATTGTGCTGGAATATGGCAAATTAGAGAAGGAACGCCTCGTAAATGCTGTGATCCGTATCAAAAAAAGACTGGGCGGCCTCGAAACCAAAGAAGCGGTGAATGCTTTGATTGAGGACAGGACCGAAGATTGTTTTCGTATCTTACTTACCTATTACGACAAGTGGTATTCCAAGGGGCTGCATAATAGAGAGAACCTGGAAGCGTTATTATACAAAATACCCTGTAAAACCGTTGACCAATCCAATACGAAACAACTTTTACAGCTGCAGGTTCCGCAAAAAGAACTGTAG
- the rho gene encoding transcription termination factor Rho, with translation MYDILQLNDMLVPELLDIAEQLKLTGSKKMDKQELIYKILDKQAVMASENKGADEKGKRKRIIKTTTASGTEEAVVESGDLETTAPKVKKKKEEAPAPVAAAAKKPIKKVVEKPQPIIPPGFTLPGEDDFVAGPPEMELGELLQESNQEAENPQPNEQRPSQQQQQRPFQNNKREQAFNIEFDGIIQGEGVLEMMPDGYGFLRSSDYNYLSSPDDVYVSPSQIKLFGLKTGDTVYGSVRPPKEGEKYFALLKVDTINGKRPDEVRDRVPFDYLTPLFPYEKLNLTTTSNNYSTRIMDLFTPIGKGQRGLIVAQPKTGKTMLLKELANAIAENHPECYLMIVLVDERPEEVTDMERSVKAEVIASTFDEPAEKHVKVSTIALQKAKRLVECGHDVVILLDSITRLARAHNTVAPSSGKVLSGGVEANAMQKPKQFFGAARKIENGGSLTIIATALVDTGSKMDEVIFEEFKGTGNMELALDRKLANRRVFPAIDIVGSSTRRDDLLLDKDTSKRMWVLRKHMSDMNPEEAINTLLQHMRGTKDNNEFLISMNG, from the coding sequence ATGTACGACATCCTCCAATTGAACGACATGCTCGTTCCTGAGTTGCTTGATATTGCTGAGCAACTAAAACTTACAGGTTCCAAGAAAATGGACAAACAAGAACTTATTTATAAAATTCTCGATAAACAGGCGGTTATGGCAAGTGAAAACAAAGGTGCCGATGAAAAAGGCAAACGCAAGCGTATTATCAAAACGACCACTGCTTCAGGCACTGAAGAAGCCGTAGTAGAAAGTGGTGATCTGGAAACAACAGCACCAAAAGTGAAAAAGAAAAAAGAGGAAGCGCCTGCACCTGTTGCAGCAGCTGCCAAAAAACCAATCAAAAAAGTGGTTGAAAAACCACAGCCAATTATTCCTCCCGGTTTTACGTTGCCCGGTGAAGATGATTTCGTTGCCGGTCCTCCGGAAATGGAGTTGGGTGAACTCTTACAAGAGTCGAACCAGGAAGCGGAGAATCCGCAACCGAATGAACAGCGTCCTTCACAACAACAACAGCAACGTCCGTTTCAAAATAATAAACGTGAACAGGCATTCAATATCGAATTTGATGGGATCATCCAGGGCGAAGGTGTATTAGAAATGATGCCTGATGGATATGGTTTCCTGCGAAGCAGTGATTACAACTATTTGTCAAGTCCGGATGATGTATATGTATCTCCATCACAGATCAAACTGTTTGGCTTAAAAACAGGTGATACAGTTTATGGATCGGTACGTCCGCCAAAAGAAGGTGAGAAATATTTCGCTTTATTAAAAGTAGATACGATCAATGGAAAGCGCCCCGACGAAGTGCGTGACCGTGTACCGTTTGATTATCTCACACCATTGTTCCCGTATGAAAAATTAAATCTTACTACTACTTCGAATAATTACAGTACCCGTATCATGGATCTGTTTACGCCAATTGGTAAGGGACAACGTGGTTTGATCGTTGCCCAGCCAAAAACGGGTAAAACCATGTTGTTAAAAGAACTGGCCAATGCCATTGCAGAAAATCATCCGGAATGTTATTTGATGATTGTGCTGGTTGATGAGCGTCCGGAAGAGGTAACAGATATGGAACGTAGTGTAAAAGCAGAAGTGATCGCCAGCACGTTTGATGAACCTGCAGAGAAACACGTGAAAGTAAGTACCATCGCTTTACAGAAAGCTAAGCGTTTGGTTGAGTGCGGACATGATGTTGTAATTCTGTTAGATTCAATTACACGTTTGGCCCGTGCACATAATACAGTAGCACCATCAAGTGGTAAAGTATTAAGTGGTGGTGTGGAAGCAAACGCCATGCAGAAACCAAAACAGTTTTTTGGTGCTGCACGTAAAATTGAAAACGGCGGATCGTTAACCATCATTGCAACTGCACTTGTTGATACAGGTAGTAAAATGGATGAGGTGATCTTTGAAGAATTTAAAGGAACCGGTAACATGGAATTGGCACTTGACCGTAAGCTTGCCAACCGTCGTGTGTTCCCTGCAATTGACATCGTTGGTTCAAGTACACGCCGTGATGATCTGTTGCTCGACAAGGATACTTCGAAACGTATGTGGGTGTTACGTAAACACATGAGCGATATGAATCCGGAAGAAGCCATCAATACGTTGTTACAACATATGCGTGGCACAAAAGACAACAATGAATTCCTCATCAGTATGAATGGTTAA
- the asnS gene encoding asparagine--tRNA ligase: MFNKRIKIKELLSWEPKEQEITVMGWVRTFRNNQFIALNDGSTNNNLQVVLELGKFDEEQLKRITTSASLKVTGTLLPSLGKGQKLELKAATIEILGDSDAEKYPLQPKKHSLEFLREIAHLRFRTNTFGSVFRLRHALAFAVHKFYNEKGFVYLHTPIVTASDAEGAGEMFRVSTLPFDNPPRNEDGSINFKEDFFGRATNLTVSGQLEGELGATAFGEIYTFGPTFRAENSNTARHLAEFWMIEPEMAFCDLEDNMNLAEEFIKYIIRYAMENNREDLEFLAQRLADEEKQLPQDKRSEMGLIEKLEFVLNNDFERITYTQAIEILLQSPAYKKKKFQYDVKWGIDMQSEHERYLVEKHFKKPVIVTNYPAAIKAFYMRQDDGCEPGKETVAAMDILAPGIGEIVGGSQREERMEKLEQRMKEMHVPAEELWWYLDTRRFGSVPHAGFGLGFERMVQFVTGMGNIRDVIAFPRTPKNCEF; the protein is encoded by the coding sequence ATGTTCAACAAACGGATCAAGATCAAGGAATTGCTTAGTTGGGAACCAAAGGAGCAAGAGATAACTGTCATGGGTTGGGTGCGTACATTTCGAAATAACCAGTTCATTGCTTTGAATGATGGAAGCACCAATAACAATCTGCAGGTAGTATTGGAACTGGGGAAGTTTGATGAAGAACAACTGAAACGAATCACGACTTCCGCTTCGTTGAAAGTCACCGGAACGTTGTTGCCCTCATTAGGGAAGGGTCAAAAGCTGGAACTGAAAGCTGCTACCATTGAAATACTGGGCGATAGTGATGCTGAGAAATATCCATTGCAACCCAAAAAACATAGTCTTGAATTTTTGCGTGAGATCGCTCACCTACGTTTTCGCACCAACACGTTTGGTTCCGTGTTTCGTCTGCGTCATGCATTGGCATTTGCAGTACATAAGTTTTATAACGAGAAAGGATTTGTTTATCTCCACACACCCATTGTTACAGCCAGCGATGCGGAAGGTGCCGGCGAAATGTTTCGGGTGTCAACACTGCCGTTTGATAATCCTCCCCGCAATGAAGATGGAAGCATCAACTTTAAAGAAGATTTTTTTGGAAGAGCTACTAACCTCACTGTAAGCGGACAGTTGGAAGGTGAATTAGGGGCAACTGCATTTGGTGAGATCTATACATTCGGTCCAACCTTCCGTGCAGAGAACTCAAACACGGCACGACATTTAGCTGAGTTCTGGATGATTGAACCGGAAATGGCGTTTTGTGATTTAGAAGATAATATGAACCTCGCAGAAGAGTTCATCAAATACATCATTCGCTATGCAATGGAAAATAACCGGGAAGACCTGGAGTTTCTTGCACAACGATTAGCAGATGAAGAGAAACAACTCCCGCAAGACAAACGTAGTGAAATGGGATTGATTGAAAAACTCGAGTTCGTACTCAACAACGATTTTGAACGCATCACCTATACACAGGCGATTGAAATTCTACTACAATCACCAGCGTACAAAAAGAAAAAGTTTCAGTACGATGTAAAGTGGGGTATTGATATGCAGAGTGAACATGAGCGTTACCTTGTTGAAAAGCATTTCAAAAAACCAGTGATTGTTACGAATTATCCCGCAGCAATTAAAGCGTTTTATATGCGTCAGGACGATGGTTGCGAACCCGGAAAGGAAACAGTTGCAGCGATGGATATACTGGCACCGGGCATTGGTGAAATTGTAGGTGGTTCACAACGGGAAGAACGGATGGAGAAACTGGAACAGCGGATGAAAGAAATGCATGTGCCCGCTGAAGAACTCTGGTGGTATTTGGATACAAGGCGTTTCGGTTCAGTACCACATGCCGGTTTTGGACTTGGTTTTGAGCGTATGGTGCAATTTGTAACAGGGATGGGAAATATCCGTGACGTAATTGCTTTCCCCCGCACTCCGAAGAACTGCGAGTTTTAA
- a CDS encoding DUF3089 domain-containing protein, protein MIESTKGFFWSLLFISVLLASCSSSYHTHTSNYARELKAADSLPNYADLRFWAAHPLKQDPSDSIPKPLRNQKTEQLADVFFIHPTTLTAKNLQGIVWNAAINDADINAKTDYTSILYQASLFNGSANVYAPRYRQAHIYSFFSTDTTNANAAMELAYADVKAAFLYYLQNHNKNRPIIIASHSQGTLHAGRLLEEFFENKLLKEQLVCAYIVGLTVPKNYFTELTPCTDPTDTQCFVTWRTFREGYLPDYIEREKGNSWVVNPLSWSLSDSAISRKENKGAVLFKFNKPYRHTNGARIVNGALWINKPKFPFGMFLKTKNYHAGDFNLFYYSVRENLSQRISSYLQQKK, encoded by the coding sequence TTGATTGAATCAACGAAAGGTTTTTTCTGGAGCCTCCTTTTTATTAGTGTTCTGCTTGCCAGTTGCTCATCATCATATCACACTCATACCAGCAACTATGCACGTGAGCTGAAGGCTGCAGATAGTCTTCCAAACTATGCTGATCTTCGCTTTTGGGCTGCACATCCCCTCAAGCAGGACCCGTCGGACAGTATTCCCAAACCCTTACGAAATCAAAAAACTGAACAACTGGCCGACGTATTCTTTATTCACCCCACTACACTCACCGCAAAAAATCTGCAGGGAATTGTTTGGAACGCTGCAATCAATGATGCCGACATTAATGCAAAAACCGACTATACTTCCATTTTGTACCAAGCCAGCTTGTTTAACGGAAGTGCAAACGTATATGCGCCCCGTTACCGGCAGGCACATATCTATTCATTCTTTTCAACCGATACAACGAACGCCAACGCTGCTATGGAATTGGCCTATGCTGATGTAAAAGCAGCTTTTCTCTATTATCTTCAAAATCACAATAAAAACCGGCCGATCATTATTGCTTCGCATAGCCAGGGAACATTGCATGCAGGCCGACTACTAGAAGAATTTTTTGAAAACAAACTGTTGAAGGAACAATTAGTGTGTGCGTACATTGTTGGCTTAACTGTACCGAAAAATTATTTTACAGAACTCACTCCATGTACCGATCCAACAGATACGCAGTGCTTTGTAACCTGGCGTACATTTCGTGAAGGCTATTTACCGGATTATATTGAGCGGGAAAAAGGAAACAGCTGGGTCGTAAATCCGTTGAGTTGGTCATTATCGGATTCTGCCATTTCAAGAAAAGAAAATAAAGGAGCTGTTTTATTTAAATTCAATAAACCATACCGGCATACAAACGGTGCCCGTATTGTTAACGGTGCGCTGTGGATCAACAAGCCAAAGTTTCCTTTTGGTATGTTTTTGAAAACAAAGAATTATCATGCAGGCGATTTCAATCTCTTCTATTATTCTGTAAGAGAAAACCTTTCACAGCGAATCAGTTCATATTTGCAACAAAAGAAATAA
- a CDS encoding isopenicillin N synthase family dioxygenase, with product MTIPVVDLAEFTSGDVVLKQKFVNELGRAYEEVGFVAVKNHGVPDDLIADLYKYVQQFFSLPLEKKREYEIPDLAGQRGYTSFGKEHAKGSDAPDLKEFFQYGQKAEGEEYIPEEYPDNVQVNEISAFNPTFHESYRAFEESGKKLLQAIALYLGLDEFYFDQWVRNGNSILRAIHYPPITNEPKSAIRAEQHEDINLITLLVGASADGLQILTKQNEWVGVTSLPEQIVVNVGDMLQRLTNNKLRSTTHRVVNPPRELWHTSRFSIPFFLHPKGNMSLACLDSCIDETNQKHYPDATAGEYLDERLREIGLKK from the coding sequence ATGACAATTCCAGTTGTTGATCTTGCAGAGTTTACCAGTGGTGACGTAGTTTTAAAACAAAAATTTGTAAATGAATTGGGCCGTGCTTATGAAGAGGTTGGTTTTGTAGCGGTAAAAAATCATGGTGTTCCAGATGATTTAATAGCCGATCTGTATAAATATGTACAGCAGTTCTTTTCATTGCCACTTGAAAAAAAGAGAGAGTATGAAATTCCTGATCTGGCAGGACAACGTGGTTATACATCGTTTGGAAAAGAACATGCGAAAGGAAGTGATGCACCGGATCTGAAAGAGTTTTTTCAATATGGACAAAAAGCCGAAGGTGAGGAATATATACCGGAGGAGTATCCGGATAATGTTCAAGTGAACGAGATTTCTGCATTCAACCCAACGTTTCACGAGTCGTATCGAGCATTTGAGGAGTCGGGTAAAAAACTGTTACAGGCCATTGCACTGTATCTTGGACTTGATGAGTTTTATTTTGATCAATGGGTGCGTAACGGGAATTCGATTCTTCGTGCTATTCATTATCCTCCCATTACCAATGAGCCGAAAAGTGCGATACGTGCCGAACAACATGAAGATATTAATTTGATCACACTGTTAGTTGGTGCTTCCGCTGATGGTTTGCAAATTCTTACAAAACAAAATGAATGGGTAGGCGTTACTTCATTGCCGGAACAAATAGTAGTGAACGTAGGTGATATGTTGCAACGGCTTACCAATAACAAATTACGCTCAACCACACACCGTGTTGTAAATCCTCCACGTGAGTTATGGCACACGTCCCGCTTTTCAATTCCATTCTTTTTGCACCCGAAAGGAAATATGTCCTTAGCATGTTTGGATAGTTGTATTGATGAAACAAATCAAAAACATTATCCGGATGCAACAGCAGGTGAATATTTGGATGAACGCTTGCGTGAAATTGGTTTAAAAAAATAG
- the chrA gene encoding chromate efflux transporter produces MLYTLTAFGGPQGHIGMLMKIFVKRRRDLTEQELTDLISFCQLLPGASSTQTITLIGYKRGGLPLALVTLIVWVLPACLIMGGLSFFVHFLDKKALHTDIFKFLQPMAVGFLIYAAWSTYKTAVNNQITRVIMVVAAVAVYLFFKTPWVFPIILIAAGVVTNFNKKRIPQKEIPRRKVKWTNIWMFAFVFIVAGFLSETARKQQWENRRAFNLFENFYRFGSLVFGGGQVLVPMMYEQFVIREKTQYMTGEELLTGAGFVQGVPGPVFSMASYAGGMAMRDLGKEQQVLGIIIGAVAIFLPSLLLVLFFFPIWNNLKKYAVVYRSLEGINAATVGLMAASAFYVARDISILDMKAISYLNLMVIFSTTVLLTTTKIPPPVIAFVCLLLGWIF; encoded by the coding sequence TTGCTTTACACGCTCACTGCATTCGGTGGGCCGCAAGGGCATATTGGAATGCTGATGAAAATATTTGTAAAGCGACGCAGAGATTTAACGGAGCAGGAGTTGACCGATCTCATCTCGTTCTGTCAGTTGCTTCCTGGTGCAAGTTCTACACAAACCATTACACTTATCGGTTATAAACGGGGAGGCTTACCACTTGCATTGGTTACACTCATTGTGTGGGTGTTACCTGCTTGTTTAATAATGGGTGGGCTTTCGTTCTTTGTACATTTTCTTGACAAAAAAGCACTGCACACGGATATTTTCAAATTCTTACAACCGATGGCCGTTGGCTTTCTGATCTATGCTGCATGGAGTACTTACAAAACAGCTGTGAATAATCAGATCACCCGTGTCATCATGGTAGTGGCGGCTGTAGCCGTTTATTTATTTTTTAAAACGCCTTGGGTGTTTCCCATCATTCTTATTGCTGCAGGTGTTGTTACAAATTTTAATAAGAAACGTATTCCGCAAAAAGAAATACCTCGCCGAAAAGTAAAATGGACCAATATCTGGATGTTTGCTTTTGTATTTATTGTTGCCGGTTTTTTGAGTGAAACTGCAAGAAAGCAACAATGGGAAAACCGGCGTGCTTTTAATTTATTTGAAAATTTTTATCGTTTTGGAAGTTTGGTTTTTGGAGGTGGACAGGTATTAGTGCCAATGATGTATGAGCAGTTTGTAATTCGGGAGAAAACGCAATACATGACGGGAGAAGAATTATTAACTGGTGCGGGTTTTGTGCAAGGAGTGCCGGGTCCTGTTTTTTCAATGGCATCTTATGCGGGTGGCATGGCCATGCGTGATTTGGGGAAAGAGCAACAGGTGCTTGGAATTATCATCGGAGCCGTCGCAATTTTTTTACCGAGTCTGTTATTGGTGTTATTCTTTTTTCCGATCTGGAATAATCTAAAAAAGTATGCAGTTGTATACCGATCGTTGGAGGGGATCAATGCTGCAACGGTAGGTCTAATGGCAGCTTCTGCCTTTTATGTAGCAAGAGATATTTCCATTCTTGATATGAAGGCGATCAGTTATCTTAATCTGATGGTTATTTTTTCAACAACAGTTTTGTTGACAACTACAAAAATTCCGCCACCGGTAATTGCATTTGTTTGTCTGCTACTCGGCTGGATTTTTTAG
- the nadD gene encoding nicotinate (nicotinamide) nucleotide adenylyltransferase, translated as MKIGLYFGSFNPIHNGHLIIAQHILNETDLAQVWFIISPQNPFKQQKHLLNEYDRLHLVNLAIQKTAAMKAVDIEFRLPKPSYTTTTLAYLEEKYPQHRFTIIMGSDSLQNLDKWKNAETIMNNYPIHVYTRPGFPAVQPNVKQLTVLQAPLLEISATHIRELIQQGKSIRYLVPDIVCDEIESAGYYKLKNPAE; from the coding sequence ATGAAAATAGGACTTTATTTTGGCTCCTTTAATCCAATTCACAACGGGCACCTGATCATTGCACAGCATATCCTGAACGAGACCGATCTTGCCCAGGTTTGGTTTATCATATCTCCACAAAATCCGTTTAAACAGCAAAAACATCTCTTGAACGAATATGACCGGCTTCATCTGGTAAATCTTGCTATTCAAAAAACAGCAGCGATGAAAGCTGTTGATATTGAATTCCGTTTACCCAAGCCATCTTACACAACTACCACCCTTGCCTACCTGGAGGAAAAATATCCTCAACACCGGTTCACGATCATAATGGGAAGTGACAGTTTGCAAAATCTTGATAAATGGAAGAATGCAGAAACGATCATGAATAATTATCCGATTCATGTTTATACAAGACCCGGCTTCCCCGCCGTTCAACCGAATGTAAAACAACTAACAGTGTTGCAGGCGCCTCTGTTAGAAATTTCGGCTACACATATCCGTGAGTTAATTCAACAAGGCAAATCGATCCGTTATCTTGTTCCCGATATTGTGTGTGATGAAATTGAAAGTGCTGGATATTACAAACTAAAAAATCCAGCCGAGTAG
- a CDS encoding FeoA family protein translates to MKRLSELEPGQKGVIHSFENDEIFLKLMEMGCVPGEEVLVEMLAPLGDPISIKVAGYQLSLRIEEARSILVNTPN, encoded by the coding sequence ATGAAAAGATTATCTGAGTTAGAACCGGGACAGAAAGGGGTGATTCATTCATTTGAAAATGATGAGATCTTTTTAAAACTGATGGAAATGGGTTGTGTTCCGGGCGAAGAAGTATTGGTAGAAATGCTGGCACCACTGGGCGATCCGATCAGCATTAAAGTGGCAGGTTATCAATTAAGCCTACGCATTGAAGAAGCAAGAAGCATACTTGTAAACACTCCTAACTAA
- the ybeY gene encoding rRNA maturation RNase YbeY: MAATSVHFFYQDIRFSLPKRTLLKSFITKLFSTEGQRLESINIIFCTDEALLAINKDFLQHDYFTDIITFPLSGKGEPVNAELYISIDRVKDNAKQAAVSFQEELHRVIFHGCLHLTGYNDKSSQQIKKMREREDHYLRLYAKHRP; encoded by the coding sequence ATGGCAGCTACTTCCGTTCATTTTTTTTACCAGGATATCAGGTTCAGTTTACCCAAGCGAACACTACTCAAGAGTTTTATCACAAAATTGTTTTCAACAGAAGGGCAGCGGCTAGAGAGTATCAATATCATTTTCTGCACCGATGAGGCGTTGCTTGCCATTAACAAAGATTTTCTACAGCATGATTATTTCACCGACATTATCACGTTTCCTCTGTCGGGAAAGGGAGAGCCTGTAAACGCTGAATTGTATATCAGCATCGATCGGGTAAAAGATAATGCAAAACAAGCTGCTGTAAGTTTTCAAGAGGAGCTGCATCGGGTGATCTTTCATGGTTGTCTGCACCTTACTGGCTATAACGACAAGTCTTCACAACAAATTAAGAAGATGCGTGAACGTGAGGATCATTATTTGCGTTTATACGCCAAACATCGTCCATGA
- a CDS encoding CAP domain-containing protein: MIRLAFSLFLLISTGLAYGQGVIVLQDKPFVYKDNRDTAVWNRLTANSAFRSLSTMEQEFFYWSNLMRKNPAGFSETVVKEFLIQFPEANSAEARSLITDLNQVKAVLPFLLPDEGLIRMAKTHAADLKNRGGIISHQSASGKGFVDRIKEIGGYRCGAENVFVGTPQALDALILLLIDKGIRDKGHRKNLLDQNFTMMGASFVETGKSKAVLVQDFGCK, from the coding sequence ATGATCCGTCTCGCCTTTTCTCTCTTTCTTCTTATATCTACCGGTCTTGCCTATGGTCAAGGTGTGATTGTACTTCAGGATAAACCTTTTGTGTACAAGGATAACCGTGATACAGCTGTTTGGAATAGACTAACGGCAAACTCAGCGTTCCGGTCACTCTCAACCATGGAGCAGGAGTTTTTCTATTGGAGCAATCTGATGCGAAAGAACCCGGCAGGGTTTAGCGAAACGGTTGTAAAAGAATTCCTGATTCAGTTTCCGGAGGCAAATTCAGCGGAGGCAAGATCGTTGATCACCGATCTGAACCAAGTGAAAGCGGTGCTTCCTTTTTTGCTTCCTGATGAAGGATTGATCCGAATGGCCAAGACTCATGCAGCCGATCTCAAGAACAGGGGCGGGATCATTTCCCATCAATCAGCTTCAGGGAAAGGTTTTGTTGATCGAATCAAAGAGATAGGAGGGTACCGTTGCGGGGCTGAGAATGTGTTTGTAGGAACGCCTCAGGCATTGGACGCCTTGATCCTGCTTTTGATCGACAAAGGAATAAGAGATAAAGGACATCGAAAAAACCTACTTGATCAAAATTTTACAATGATGGGAGCCTCCTTTGTCGAAACCGGCAAGAGCAAGGCTGTATTGGTTCAGGATTTCGGCTGTAAATAA